The Blastopirellula sediminis sequence TCCCTGCCTACGGCCCGATCAAGGCGGCCAATCTGATGCAGGCCAAACAGTGGGGAGTTGAACTAGCGCGAGAAGGCGTGCGGGTCGTATCGGTTTCTCCCGGGGCAGTGGGAACACCGCTGTTGCGGGCTTCGCTCGCCCAACAAGGGGGCGAGGAATCGCTGGCGAACCGACATCCCTTGGGACGAATCGCCGAACCGTCTGAGATTGCGGCGGCCGTCCTCTGGTTAGCGAGCGACGGAGCCTCCTTCGTTACCGCTACAGATCTCGAAGTCGATGGCGGATTGGGCGCATTTGCCGCATTTGCTGACCCTTTTTCTGTTACCACCATGCCTGGTAAGAACGACTGCTGAAATCGGCACAGCCGGCGCCACCAGCATTCGGGCGATCTTAATATTCGGTTATGCCGTCTCTGCCCGATGATCGCGACATGACGAGATTGATTGTTCTTCTCCCTATGTCGCGGATGGCTGAAATGTCGATGTTCCCAAATAAGATTGCTAGCACGGTTGCAGCGGGCCTTTTGCTCTATGGTGTGACGACGTTCGTTACGCCAGTGGAGGCCCAAGAAACCTACTTCAGCAGCTATGCGGCCGAGCAATACTCAGCCCCGCCGCAGGATGACTTTAGTCGCCGGCTGATGGACCTTGAGCGTCGGATCGATCAACTGGATGCGGCCCCGCCGCAAGCCGGACCGATGTCGCCGCCGATTCCCGGCAGCGCGATGCCGAACATGCAAAACATCCAAAACGTGCCGACGACCAACGTCTCGCACCTGATGGAACGGATCGAGCGGTTGGAAGCGGCTCAAACGGCGCAGTCGGCCAACTTGGCGAAGGCCATGGCCGAATACGAACCGCCGAAGAAGCCGACCTTCAAAATCGGCGGCCGCGTCCACTTCGATACGTGGGATTTCCCAACCAACACGCCGGGGATCGGCTACTTCGAGAATCCGACGACTGGCGACGATCCGCAGAACCGTTGGGCGTTCCGCCGCGTTCGTCTCGAAACGAGCGGCGATATCTTCGAGACGATGTTGTGGCGCATTCAAGTCGACTTCGCCGATCCGAGCGAACCGTCGATCAAAGACGTTTACATCGGCTGGGACGAACTGCCGGGCAACACCACGGTGCTGCTGGGTAACCAAAAGCGTCCGCTCGGTTTGGATCACTTGAACAGCTCGCGTTACAACATCTTCATGGAACGTCCGCTGGTGATCGAAGCGTTTAACGAAGACGCTCGTCGTCTCGGCCTGTGTGCGTACAGCTATTCGGACGACCTGGTCTACAACTGGCGGTACGGCATTTTTAACTTAGAAAACGTATCGCAGAGCGGCGCCTACATTGGCGATGCGTTCCAGGGAAGCGGCAACGCTCGTCTGGCGAGCAGCCCCTGGTACGACGATTCGTCGGACGGCCGCGGTTGGTATCACTGGGCGATTGCCGGTATGGTCGCCAATCCGGACGGCGACGCGTTGTCGAACGCCCCGCACAGCAATCAGGCCCGTTTCCGTACTCGTCCTGAAGCTCGCACCAGCAGCCGTTGGATCGACACCCGTACGATCGCCGATTGCCACTGGTACGAAGTATTGGGCGTGGAATCGATGTTGAACGTCGGCGCCTGGAATTTCTGCGGCGAATACCAGGCCAACTTCCTGCAACGCGACAATGGACGTTCGGACGCCACCTTCCATGGCGGTTATCTGCAAGTCGGCTACTTCCTGACCGGCGAACACATGGTCTTGGATCGCAAGAGC is a genomic window containing:
- a CDS encoding OprO/OprP family phosphate-selective porin, which encodes MSMFPNKIASTVAAGLLLYGVTTFVTPVEAQETYFSSYAAEQYSAPPQDDFSRRLMDLERRIDQLDAAPPQAGPMSPPIPGSAMPNMQNIQNVPTTNVSHLMERIERLEAAQTAQSANLAKAMAEYEPPKKPTFKIGGRVHFDTWDFPTNTPGIGYFENPTTGDDPQNRWAFRRVRLETSGDIFETMLWRIQVDFADPSEPSIKDVYIGWDELPGNTTVLLGNQKRPLGLDHLNSSRYNIFMERPLVIEAFNEDARRLGLCAYSYSDDLVYNWRYGIFNLENVSQSGAYIGDAFQGSGNARLASSPWYDDSSDGRGWYHWAIAGMVANPDGDALSNAPHSNQARFRTRPEARTSSRWIDTRTIADCHWYEVLGVESMLNVGAWNFCGEYQANFLQRDNGRSDATFHGGYLQVGYFLTGEHMVLDRKSGTLDRVHPYENFFLVPDCYGGCGGGWGAWQVAARISYLDLTDQDIQGGLETNATLGLNWFWTSHSKMQFNAIYGDISEHAPVNGYTGGNFWILGCRFMVDF